One part of the Microthrixaceae bacterium genome encodes these proteins:
- a CDS encoding ArsA family ATPase, with the protein MAPPTQRPHLLDRRLLFVTGKGGVGKTTVAAALSLLAAAQGKRTLVCEIDAKGNLAEFYGMQSLRYEPTEVQRHLSAMTMNTEDSLKEYLKLHLRIPLVSRLGPLAKTFDFVASAAPGVKEILTVGKLAWEVRAENYDLVVVDASASGHVVGQLASPVALGELISVGMVRQQTEWMIDILTDPHQTGVVITATPEEMPVNETLELIERLDSETDIDVAAVIVNRVLPELFNRDEEAAFDLLDTPAGRAALSGVVGSGAEAVIDAARLAADLRRSRAVHLERLAGELPNTIPLVMVPYLFTRMHGIRVTRQVADLLGEEIL; encoded by the coding sequence ATGGCTCCACCCACGCAACGACCGCACCTGCTCGATCGGCGCCTGCTTTTCGTCACGGGCAAGGGCGGCGTCGGCAAGACCACCGTGGCGGCCGCACTCTCGCTGCTGGCCGCCGCGCAGGGCAAGCGCACGCTGGTGTGCGAGATCGATGCAAAGGGCAACCTTGCCGAGTTCTACGGCATGCAGTCGCTGCGCTACGAGCCGACCGAGGTGCAGCGCCACCTCTCCGCGATGACCATGAACACCGAGGACTCCCTCAAGGAGTACCTCAAGTTGCACCTGCGCATCCCGCTCGTGAGCCGCCTCGGCCCGCTCGCAAAGACCTTCGATTTCGTGGCGAGCGCCGCGCCGGGGGTCAAGGAGATCCTCACGGTCGGCAAGCTCGCCTGGGAGGTCCGAGCCGAGAACTACGACCTGGTCGTCGTCGACGCGTCGGCGAGCGGACACGTGGTCGGGCAACTCGCCTCGCCGGTCGCGCTCGGCGAACTCATCTCGGTGGGCATGGTGCGCCAGCAGACCGAGTGGATGATCGACATCCTCACCGACCCGCACCAGACCGGCGTGGTCATCACGGCGACCCCCGAGGAGATGCCGGTGAACGAGACGCTGGAACTCATCGAGCGGCTCGACTCCGAGACCGACATCGACGTCGCAGCCGTGATCGTGAACCGGGTGTTGCCGGAGCTGTTCAACCGCGACGAGGAGGCGGCCTTCGACCTGCTCGACACGCCCGCCGGCCGTGCCGCGCTCAGCGGTGTCGTCGGTTCGGGGGCCGAGGCGGTGATCGACGCAGCTCGCCTCGCCGCCGATCTTCGTCGCAGCCGCGCCGTGCACCTCGAACGCCTCGCCGGCGAGTTACCGAACACGATTCCGCTCGTCATGGTTCCGTATCTGTTCACCCGGATGCACGGCATCCGCGTCACCCGGCAGGTGGCCGACCTGCTGGGGGAGGAGATCCTGTGA
- a CDS encoding DUF3107 domain-containing protein gives MDIRIGIIQSARELELDLGDDATVEAVKTGLEAALGTEGGVWWIADKKGREIAVPVARIAYVEIGGDKAAPRIGFGA, from the coding sequence GTGGACATTCGTATCGGCATCATCCAATCGGCCCGTGAGCTCGAGCTCGACCTCGGCGACGATGCAACCGTGGAGGCCGTCAAGACCGGTCTCGAAGCAGCACTCGGCACCGAGGGCGGTGTCTGGTGGATCGCCGACAAAAAGGGCCGCGAGATCGCAGTGCCGGTGGCCCGTATCGCGTACGTCGAGATCGGCGGCGACAAGGCGGCGCCGCGGATCGGGTTCGGCGCGTAA
- a CDS encoding DUF3090 family protein, translating to MDSSFDFPELSIFSTGTEGPPGQRVFYLQAGTDLDVVTLRLEKQQVEALADFLEQIAVRYDMVVDEPEPMVPLESPLLTEWIVGSMLVAVDQDESRLIVIAEELLPDDADPDQPAEGAEARFVLTPAQAAGFVIGAREVVTRGRPICRLCGRPIDPDGHFCPRMN from the coding sequence ATGGACTCTTCCTTCGACTTCCCCGAGCTCTCCATCTTCAGCACCGGCACCGAGGGGCCACCCGGCCAACGGGTCTTCTACCTGCAGGCAGGAACCGATCTCGACGTCGTGACCTTGCGTCTCGAAAAGCAACAGGTCGAGGCCCTCGCCGACTTTCTGGAACAGATCGCGGTTCGCTACGACATGGTCGTCGATGAGCCCGAACCGATGGTTCCGCTCGAATCGCCGCTCCTGACCGAATGGATCGTCGGGTCGATGCTCGTCGCGGTCGACCAGGACGAGTCGCGCCTGATCGTCATCGCCGAGGAGTTGCTCCCCGACGACGCCGACCCGGATCAACCCGCCGAGGGGGCCGAGGCCCGGTTCGTGTTGACCCCCGCACAAGCGGCCGGATTTGTGATCGGCGCTCGCGAGGTCGTCACCCGCGGTCGCCCGATCTGCCGGTTGTGTGGGCGGCCGATCGATCCCGACGGGCATTTCTGTCCCCGGATGAACTGA
- a CDS encoding histidine kinase N-terminal domain-containing protein, whose product MEADSSASRRLPAHLGSEAIGHLTRLLSEWSMLADFCFSDLVLYVRDDDRFRMVRHVRPATSQTIYLTDIVGQTRTPMQRPLIAAAFGTGAIHRGTIDSAWLGETIRVEAIPVNLNGSPIAVLAREFVSAYRPHPGELEQTYETVFGRFTEMIADGTFPFPPEDVEHATVPRVGDGVIVVDADGLVEYSSPNANSTLNRSGVEVISRGSSLRDLGFFNVSMRAALATGRPSAEEREFPGDVTVALRVLPFIRNGVAEGAVMLVRDVTEVRHRDRLLLSKDATIAEIHHRVKNNLQTISSLLRLQGRRLSEPTARDAVEESVRRIHSIALVHETLSREPGDDVEFRSLLGPLVRMVNEGLVSSEHPIEFRISGDGGVVASEVATSLSLVVTELLQNAVEHAFVPERQPWHEPLVEIELARDDDDIVVTVIDNGVGWIPAAVRPARSSESLGQSIIAALVIDELRGTIDYRCGDDGSGTKVVISVSATKRWE is encoded by the coding sequence GTGGAGGCCGATTCGTCGGCGTCGCGCCGCCTCCCGGCCCACCTCGGCAGCGAGGCGATCGGGCACCTCACCCGGCTGTTGTCCGAATGGTCGATGCTCGCTGACTTCTGCTTCAGCGACCTCGTCCTGTACGTGCGCGATGACGACCGCTTCCGCATGGTCCGCCACGTGCGCCCCGCCACGAGCCAGACCATCTACCTGACCGACATCGTCGGTCAGACGCGAACCCCGATGCAGCGCCCGCTGATCGCTGCGGCCTTCGGCACGGGCGCCATCCACCGCGGCACCATCGACTCGGCGTGGCTGGGCGAAACGATTCGCGTCGAGGCCATCCCGGTGAACCTCAACGGCTCGCCCATCGCGGTGCTGGCCCGCGAGTTCGTCTCGGCATATCGCCCCCATCCTGGTGAGTTGGAACAAACCTACGAGACGGTATTCGGCAGATTCACCGAGATGATCGCCGACGGGACCTTTCCGTTCCCCCCGGAGGACGTCGAACATGCGACGGTGCCACGTGTGGGCGATGGGGTGATCGTGGTCGACGCGGATGGCCTCGTGGAGTATTCCTCCCCGAACGCCAACTCGACGCTCAACCGAAGCGGGGTCGAGGTCATCAGTCGTGGCTCGTCGTTACGCGACCTCGGCTTTTTCAACGTCTCGATGAGAGCGGCGCTGGCCACCGGACGGCCCAGCGCCGAGGAACGCGAGTTTCCCGGAGACGTCACCGTCGCCTTGCGAGTGCTGCCATTCATTCGAAACGGCGTTGCCGAGGGCGCCGTCATGTTGGTGCGCGACGTCACCGAGGTGCGCCACCGCGACCGGTTGTTGCTCAGCAAGGACGCCACGATCGCGGAGATTCACCATCGGGTGAAGAACAACCTGCAGACGATCTCGTCGTTGCTGCGGCTTCAGGGCCGGCGCCTCAGCGAGCCGACAGCGCGAGACGCGGTCGAGGAGTCGGTGCGACGGATCCATTCGATCGCGCTCGTTCATGAGACGCTGTCTCGCGAGCCCGGCGACGACGTCGAGTTTCGCTCGTTGCTGGGCCCCCTGGTGCGCATGGTGAACGAGGGCCTCGTCAGCAGCGAGCACCCGATCGAGTTTCGGATCTCCGGAGACGGGGGAGTGGTGGCCTCAGAAGTGGCGACGTCGTTGTCGCTGGTCGTCACCGAACTCCTGCAGAACGCCGTCGAACACGCCTTTGTCCCCGAGCGTCAGCCGTGGCACGAGCCGTTGGTCGAAATCGAACTGGCCCGAGACGACGACGACATCGTCGTGACGGTGATCGACAACGGGGTGGGCTGGATTCCCGCTGCGGTGCGCCCGGCGCGCAGTTCTGAGTCGCTCGGGCAGAGCATCATCGCCGCGCTGGTGATCGATGAGTTGCGCGGCACGATCGACTACAGATGCGGAGACGATGGATCGGGGACGAAGGTTGTCATCTCGGTCTCGGCGACCAAGCGTTGGGAGTGA
- a CDS encoding MSMEG_4193 family putative phosphomutase produces MATAKRTSARSNTRHSSPQPTTVLLVRHGQTTTTGSVLPGRSPGLHLTEHGRAQAQHAAQRLATAGPIAAVYASPLERTRETAAPIAKALGLRVRTAKGLLECEFGDWTGRKLDELRKLPEWSAVQSAPSTFRFPSGESFIEMQTRICNEIASLVARHPGERIVCVSHADPIKAVVAQAQGIHLDLFQRIVISPCSITPILYGAGVPVVLSVNSTGDDLSALAPS; encoded by the coding sequence ATGGCAACGGCCAAACGCACCTCTGCTCGTTCGAACACCCGTCACTCGAGCCCTCAGCCGACGACCGTCCTGCTCGTCCGACACGGTCAAACGACGACGACCGGATCGGTGCTGCCGGGGCGCTCGCCGGGGCTCCACCTCACCGAACACGGCCGCGCCCAGGCGCAACACGCGGCGCAGCGTCTCGCAACGGCGGGGCCCATCGCCGCGGTCTATGCCTCCCCGCTCGAACGCACCCGCGAAACCGCGGCACCGATCGCCAAGGCCCTCGGTCTGCGGGTCCGCACCGCCAAGGGGCTGCTCGAGTGCGAGTTCGGCGACTGGACCGGCCGCAAGCTCGACGAGCTCCGCAAGCTCCCCGAATGGAGCGCGGTGCAGTCGGCGCCGTCGACCTTCCGATTCCCGAGCGGCGAGTCGTTCATCGAGATGCAGACCCGCATCTGCAACGAAATCGCATCGCTCGTCGCTCGCCATCCGGGAGAGCGGATCGTGTGCGTCTCACATGCCGACCCCATCAAAGCGGTCGTCGCCCAGGCGCAGGGCATCCATCTCGACTTGTTCCAGCGCATCGTCATCTCCCCGTGCTCCATCACCCCGATCCTCTACGGCGCCGGCGTCCCGGTCGTGTTGTCGGTGAACTCCACCGGCGACGACCTCTCGGCCCTCGCCCCGTCCTGA
- a CDS encoding electron transfer flavoprotein subunit alpha/FixB family protein → MTLSKIWVLAEAANGEVATITLEMLAKARELASTVEAVYAGADADAIAGQLGAHGATTVHATGDVSGNLLGAPVGQAIAAAIDGVDAIFIGTTQDGRDIAANLSVALDAPVITNVTDIVERDGGLAGVEPIFGGTQDVFTKFTGSKPGIFLVRPKSFAAEETGGGAAAVASLAVPDGVASAAVTNRHVEERTGPSLDDADIVVAGGRGLGEEANFALIEDLAKALGGAPGASRAIVDAGWVPYSYQVGQTGKVVKPTVYIAAGISGATQHLVGMKGSKNIIAINKDPEAPIFSVADLGIVGDVHKVLPAVLEAIKNR, encoded by the coding sequence ATGACGCTTTCAAAGATCTGGGTCCTCGCTGAGGCCGCCAACGGCGAAGTCGCCACCATCACACTCGAAATGCTGGCCAAGGCCCGCGAGCTCGCCTCAACCGTCGAGGCCGTCTACGCCGGTGCCGACGCCGACGCGATCGCCGGCCAACTCGGTGCCCACGGAGCGACCACCGTGCACGCCACCGGCGATGTCTCGGGCAACCTGCTCGGCGCTCCGGTCGGCCAGGCCATCGCCGCCGCCATCGACGGCGTCGACGCCATCTTCATCGGCACCACCCAGGACGGCCGCGACATCGCCGCCAACCTTTCGGTGGCTCTCGATGCCCCGGTGATCACCAACGTCACCGACATCGTGGAACGCGACGGCGGACTCGCCGGCGTCGAGCCGATCTTCGGCGGCACCCAGGACGTGTTCACCAAGTTCACCGGCTCTAAGCCGGGCATCTTCCTGGTGCGTCCGAAGTCCTTCGCCGCCGAGGAGACCGGTGGTGGCGCTGCCGCCGTCGCCAGCCTCGCGGTGCCCGACGGGGTCGCCAGCGCGGCCGTCACGAACCGGCACGTCGAAGAACGCACCGGCCCCTCCCTCGATGACGCCGATATCGTCGTCGCCGGCGGTCGTGGCCTCGGTGAGGAGGCGAACTTCGCGCTCATCGAAGACCTCGCCAAGGCCCTCGGCGGCGCGCCGGGCGCCTCGCGTGCGATCGTCGATGCCGGCTGGGTTCCCTACTCGTACCAGGTCGGCCAGACCGGCAAGGTCGTGAAGCCGACGGTGTACATCGCCGCCGGCATCTCGGGCGCCACCCAGCACCTCGTGGGCATGAAGGGCTCGAAGAACATCATCGCGATCAACAAGGATCCCGAGGCTCCGATCTTCTCGGTCGCCGATCTCGGCATCGTGGGCGACGTGCACAAGGTCCTTCCGGCCGTGCTCGAAGCCATCAAGAATCGCTGA
- a CDS encoding WhiB family transcriptional regulator: protein MANDDWRTNAACQDTDPDLFFPVGTTGPAIEQIDNAKRVCSTCEAKDPCLEFAMMTNQDSGVWGGTSEEERRKLRRAWLAAQRKSA from the coding sequence CTGGCCAACGACGACTGGCGCACCAACGCCGCCTGCCAGGACACCGATCCGGACCTCTTCTTCCCCGTCGGCACCACCGGCCCGGCCATCGAACAGATCGACAACGCCAAGCGCGTCTGTTCGACCTGTGAGGCAAAAGACCCGTGCCTCGAGTTCGCGATGATGACGAACCAGGACTCCGGTGTCTGGGGCGGAACCTCCGAAGAGGAGCGCCGCAAGCTCCGCCGCGCATGGCTCGCCGCCCAGCGCAAGTCCGCCTGA
- a CDS encoding Coenzyme F420 hydrogenase/dehydrogenase, beta subunit C-terminal domain gives MSIVIETPPAPAKKERWTNQWLELKAEVIDTGLCTGCAGCVIACPHDVIGYNHEAGGYRPFHLEEELGPDDCVHGQKGCTSCTRACPRFRTWEEGANEHLFARGRTEDELAGIYQDILLTRASDDMVHKMGQDGGLVSAILLWAIENDYVDAALVSYFENRDQSTWKAVPGVATTREDIMDAAGSRYTYSANTLAFDEARDKGYTRLAQVGMSCQSSVAPTMWQRKIGKVSKPFLFNIGLLCSKTFDDSIFEELFWAKYAIEKSEIVKMNIKGVFQIWMRDGAYHEINLKECHAWTREGCNHCPDFAAEHADISTGGIGKDNDWTLTIVRTDLGREIIERMIADGSIIARPGDSDPGAIKLMRTLAAKSRERWPTTAEAEVRVGLPEPRRKGA, from the coding sequence ATGTCAATTGTGATCGAGACCCCTCCGGCTCCGGCCAAGAAGGAACGCTGGACCAACCAGTGGCTCGAACTCAAAGCCGAGGTCATCGACACCGGTCTGTGCACGGGATGCGCCGGATGCGTCATCGCATGCCCCCACGACGTCATCGGGTACAACCACGAGGCCGGCGGCTACCGCCCGTTCCACCTCGAGGAGGAACTCGGGCCGGACGACTGCGTGCACGGCCAGAAGGGTTGCACGAGCTGCACCCGTGCGTGCCCCAGATTCCGCACCTGGGAGGAAGGGGCCAACGAGCACCTGTTCGCTCGCGGCCGCACCGAGGACGAACTCGCCGGCATCTACCAGGACATCTTGTTGACCCGAGCCTCCGACGACATGGTCCACAAGATGGGCCAGGACGGTGGGCTCGTCTCCGCGATTCTGTTGTGGGCCATCGAAAACGACTACGTCGACGCGGCGCTCGTCAGCTACTTCGAGAACCGCGACCAGTCGACGTGGAAGGCCGTCCCCGGTGTGGCGACGACACGCGAGGACATCATGGACGCGGCCGGAAGCCGCTACACCTACTCGGCCAACACCCTCGCGTTCGACGAGGCCCGGGACAAGGGATACACCCGCCTCGCGCAGGTGGGCATGAGCTGTCAGAGCTCGGTCGCCCCGACGATGTGGCAGCGCAAGATCGGCAAGGTGTCCAAGCCGTTCCTGTTCAACATCGGGCTGCTCTGCTCCAAGACCTTCGACGATTCGATCTTCGAGGAACTCTTCTGGGCGAAGTACGCCATCGAGAAGTCCGAGATCGTCAAGATGAACATCAAGGGCGTGTTCCAGATCTGGATGCGCGACGGCGCGTACCACGAGATCAACCTCAAGGAATGCCACGCCTGGACCCGCGAGGGCTGCAACCACTGCCCAGATTTCGCTGCCGAGCACGCCGACATCTCCACCGGCGGCATCGGCAAGGACAACGACTGGACCCTCACGATCGTGCGCACCGACCTCGGGCGAGAGATCATCGAACGGATGATCGCGGATGGCTCCATCATCGCCCGCCCGGGCGACAGCGATCCGGGGGCGATCAAACTCATGCGCACCCTCGCAGCGAAGTCACGCGAACGCTGGCCCACCACCGCCGAGGCGGAGGTGCGAGTCGGGCTCCCCGAACCCAGACGCAAGGGCGCCTGA
- a CDS encoding glycerophosphodiester phosphodiesterase, with amino-acid sequence MIGHRGASHDYPENTLEAFRGAAAQGADWVELDVRRTRDGLLVVHHDPHLSDGRTIAEMTSREIPDSVPSLAAALETCAPMGVNVEIKNTEGEPGHDATAGIAREVVKTIRATVKSVTDILISSFDLPTLDAARHADGDIATGFLVLSTEEPADAVALCVERGHQAANPYDLFVSAESVARAHQSGVAVNVWTVDDPGRIAQLASWGVDAVITNRPDVALGALGRPRSRGLDPVLGEGSCGEPEST; translated from the coding sequence GTGATCGGCCATAGGGGTGCCTCCCACGATTATCCGGAGAACACCCTGGAGGCGTTTCGTGGCGCCGCGGCCCAAGGTGCTGATTGGGTGGAATTGGACGTGCGTCGGACTCGGGACGGACTCCTGGTCGTTCATCACGACCCCCACCTGAGCGACGGCCGAACGATTGCAGAGATGACGTCACGAGAGATTCCCGACTCGGTACCTTCGCTCGCGGCGGCCTTGGAGACATGCGCTCCGATGGGCGTAAACGTCGAGATCAAGAACACCGAAGGGGAACCCGGCCATGACGCTACCGCCGGAATCGCCCGCGAGGTCGTCAAAACGATTCGGGCCACCGTGAAAAGCGTCACCGACATCCTCATCAGCAGCTTCGACCTCCCAACCCTGGACGCAGCGCGGCACGCCGACGGCGATATCGCCACGGGGTTTCTCGTGTTGTCGACCGAGGAACCCGCCGATGCGGTCGCGCTGTGTGTCGAGCGCGGCCACCAGGCGGCGAATCCCTACGACCTGTTCGTGTCGGCCGAGTCGGTCGCCCGAGCCCACCAATCCGGTGTCGCCGTCAACGTCTGGACCGTCGATGACCCCGGCCGCATCGCGCAGCTCGCCTCCTGGGGCGTCGACGCCGTGATCACGAATCGTCCGGACGTGGCGCTCGGGGCGCTTGGTCGGCCTCGGAGTCGTGGCCTCGACCCCGTCCTCGGCGAAGGGTCGTGCGGCGAGCCTGAATCAACGTGA
- a CDS encoding AAA family ATPase: MTNSVTLEQLCSAKEIVISTGSGGVGKTTTAASLAATAAAEMNAKVLVLTVDPAKRLANAMGLQSFGNVETRVDPAGFAEAGVTPKGELWAAMLDTKQSWDDLIRRHAPDPKTRDEILKNPLYQNITGKFVQSHDYIAMERLYELHTSGTYDLIVVDTPPTRNAVDFLNAPDRMADFFSSRLLRWLIAPYRSRVVSMASKPFYSIADRVLGSQFLQDVAEFFILFQTMYPGFVSRAEAVTHLLEGSQTTFVVVSTLEAAPVREAQFFLDLLNERKLHVGAIVLNKVLPEYLLRADGAAAAKEIAANPDEVIAQLAGAWDHEGHGPRVLAEIGTSFNNYRLVAQREAELRAELSRHADSVAALDYMSEDITDLRGLLRLGAMMWRN; the protein is encoded by the coding sequence GTGACCAACAGCGTGACCCTCGAACAACTCTGCTCGGCCAAGGAGATCGTTATCTCGACCGGTTCGGGTGGAGTGGGCAAGACGACCACCGCGGCCTCGCTCGCGGCGACCGCAGCGGCGGAGATGAATGCCAAGGTGCTGGTGCTGACCGTCGATCCGGCCAAGCGGCTCGCGAATGCGATGGGCCTGCAGTCGTTCGGCAACGTCGAGACCCGCGTCGACCCGGCCGGGTTCGCCGAGGCTGGCGTCACCCCCAAGGGGGAGCTGTGGGCGGCGATGCTCGACACCAAGCAGAGCTGGGACGACCTCATCCGCCGACACGCGCCCGACCCGAAGACCCGCGACGAGATCCTCAAGAACCCGCTGTATCAGAACATCACCGGGAAGTTCGTCCAGAGCCACGATTACATCGCCATGGAGCGGCTCTACGAACTCCACACCTCGGGCACCTATGACCTGATCGTCGTCGACACCCCACCCACCCGAAACGCCGTCGACTTTCTCAATGCGCCGGATCGCATGGCCGACTTCTTCAGTTCGAGGCTGTTGCGATGGCTGATCGCGCCGTATCGCAGTCGGGTCGTGTCGATGGCCTCGAAGCCCTTCTATTCGATCGCCGACCGCGTCCTCGGAAGCCAGTTCCTCCAAGACGTCGCCGAGTTCTTCATCCTGTTCCAGACGATGTATCCCGGTTTCGTCTCGCGAGCCGAGGCCGTGACCCACCTGCTCGAGGGTTCACAGACCACCTTCGTCGTGGTGTCGACCCTCGAGGCGGCGCCGGTGCGCGAGGCACAGTTCTTCCTCGACCTGTTGAACGAACGCAAGCTTCACGTCGGCGCGATCGTGCTCAACAAGGTGTTGCCCGAGTATCTGCTACGCGCCGACGGCGCCGCTGCGGCCAAGGAGATCGCGGCGAATCCCGACGAGGTGATCGCACAACTCGCCGGCGCGTGGGATCACGAAGGACACGGCCCACGGGTGCTCGCAGAGATCGGCACGAGCTTCAACAACTACCGCCTCGTCGCCCAACGCGAGGCCGAATTGCGCGCCGAGTTGTCGCGCCACGCCGATTCGGTGGCGGCCCTCGACTACATGAGCGAGGACATCACCGATCTCCGTGGGTTGTTGCGCCTCGGCGCGATGATGTGGAGGAACTGA
- a CDS encoding electron transfer flavoprotein subunit beta/FixA family protein: MNVVVCVKQIPDPADPGALDPSTKTLVRDGKLILDESDAYGVEMALQLAGDGEVSLVSMAPNGEVSGLRTALAMGAAKAVLVSDDALKGSDALTTAKVLAKAIERVGGYDLVIAGIESSDGYTGVVPAQIAAVLGIPSVTFAKSVTVDGSNIKVDRQTELGYDEVVAPLPALVAVTAGVVEPRYPSFKGIMAAKSKPVDQVTVGDLGLDAGQVGWAGAGQEIVEVATAAAREAGEVIEDDGEAFNKVVDFLSNLKVI, from the coding sequence ATGAACGTCGTTGTTTGTGTCAAGCAGATCCCAGACCCGGCTGATCCGGGCGCGCTGGATCCCTCCACGAAGACCCTCGTGCGCGATGGCAAGCTCATCTTGGATGAGTCCGATGCCTACGGCGTCGAGATGGCCCTGCAGCTCGCCGGCGACGGCGAGGTCTCGCTGGTGTCGATGGCCCCGAACGGTGAGGTCTCCGGCCTTCGTACCGCACTCGCCATGGGAGCCGCCAAGGCCGTCCTCGTCAGCGACGATGCCTTGAAGGGTTCGGATGCCCTGACCACCGCCAAGGTGCTCGCCAAGGCCATCGAGCGGGTCGGCGGCTATGACCTGGTCATCGCCGGTATCGAATCCTCCGACGGCTACACCGGTGTCGTTCCGGCGCAGATCGCGGCCGTGCTCGGCATTCCCTCGGTCACCTTCGCCAAGTCCGTCACGGTCGATGGCTCCAACATCAAGGTCGATCGCCAGACCGAACTCGGCTACGACGAGGTCGTCGCACCGCTTCCGGCGCTCGTCGCCGTGACCGCGGGCGTGGTCGAGCCCCGCTACCCCTCGTTCAAGGGCATCATGGCCGCCAAGTCCAAGCCGGTCGATCAGGTCACCGTCGGCGACCTCGGTCTCGACGCCGGGCAGGTCGGCTGGGCCGGCGCCGGCCAGGAGATCGTCGAGGTCGCCACCGCCGCCGCCCGCGAGGCCGGCGAAGTCATCGAGGATGACGGCGAGGCCTTTAACAAGGTCGTCGACTTCCTGTCCAACCTGAAGGTCATCTGA
- a CDS encoding SCO1664 family protein has translation MSRSDDPIEGYIDTVDADSSDALEILEHGEIEVLGRMPWSSNGTWLCALSDGDATCRAIYKPAAHERPLWDFPDGLWRREVATWELANDLGWNLIPPTIERDGPFGVGSLQFFIHARFEEHYFTFRDDAELRPQLERLCAFDLVSNNTDRKAGHVLLTDDRRIWGIDHGLNFHEDFKLRTVIWDFAGSPIPSELIEALIGFVAAPMPQRLGELLSENELDAVRQRANAIIASGVFPVDPTGHRVPWPLV, from the coding sequence ATGAGCCGATCCGACGACCCGATCGAAGGGTATATCGACACTGTCGATGCCGACTCATCTGACGCGCTCGAAATCTTGGAGCACGGCGAGATCGAGGTGCTCGGGCGGATGCCGTGGAGTTCCAACGGGACCTGGCTGTGCGCGCTGAGCGACGGCGATGCCACATGTCGAGCGATCTACAAACCCGCCGCCCACGAGCGCCCGTTGTGGGACTTCCCCGACGGGCTGTGGCGCCGCGAGGTGGCCACTTGGGAGCTGGCGAACGACCTCGGCTGGAACCTGATTCCACCGACGATCGAACGCGACGGCCCCTTCGGGGTCGGCTCGCTGCAATTCTTCATCCACGCGCGTTTCGAGGAGCACTACTTCACGTTCCGCGATGACGCCGAGTTGCGGCCACAGCTTGAGCGGCTCTGCGCATTCGACCTGGTGTCGAACAACACCGACCGCAAGGCGGGCCATGTTCTGTTGACCGACGACCGGCGCATCTGGGGGATCGACCATGGGCTGAACTTCCACGAGGACTTCAAGCTCCGAACGGTCATCTGGGACTTCGCCGGGTCCCCGATTCCCAGCGAACTCATCGAGGCGCTCATCGGTTTCGTCGCGGCACCCATGCCCCAACGCCTGGGCGAGTTGCTGAGCGAGAACGAACTCGACGCGGTACGTCAACGCGCCAACGCGATCATCGCCAGCGGCGTGTTTCCGGTCGATCCGACCGGACATCGCGTTCCCTGGCCACTCGTGTGA